In the genome of Notamacropus eugenii isolate mMacEug1 chromosome 5, mMacEug1.pri_v2, whole genome shotgun sequence, one region contains:
- the NUMBL gene encoding numb-like protein isoform X1, whose product MSRSAAAAPERSGASAERPRRAHQRLSSAPPRLALGPPQTFRTEPDGAGTMNKLRQSLRRRKPAYVPEASRPHQWQADEDAVRKGRCSFPVRYLGHVEVEESRGMHVCEDAVKKLKATGRKSVKSVLWVSADGLRVVDDKTKDLLVDQTIEKVSFCAPDRNLDKAFSYICRDGTTRRWICHCFLALKDSGERLSHAVGCAFAACLERKQRREKECGVTAAFDASRTSFAREGSFRLTGGSRPTERQLPEKKKAEAAAVPAVPTPGPAQPGHMSPTPAATSPGEKGEAGAPGPAPLGPAAAAIPRRHAPLEQLVRQGSFRGFPALSQKNSPFKRQLSLRLNELPSTLQRRTDFQVKGTVLEMEPPGASDSDSINALCTQISSSFANAGAPLPGPQPSTAGTSTWTEPGLPALPSGHKRTPSEAERWLEEVAQVAKAQQQQQQQQQQQQGQQQGLPGPRAPAAPTSLPPALQPFPAAPAPMAVFLPAPHMQPAFVPTYPGLGYQPVPRVPVVGITPSQMVANAFCSAAAPSTTQLQPASLAGKAAPCPPPPPPRPNGAPWPPEPGPSPAPEADPFEAQWAALEGKPQPERPSNPFSGDLHKTFEIEL is encoded by the exons ATGTCCCGGAGTGCGGCGGCAGCCCCCGAGAGGAGCGGAGCGAGCGCA GAAAGGCCCAGGAGGGCCCATCAGCGTTTGTCCTCAGCCCCTCCTCGCCTGGCCCTGGGGCCCCCCCAAACCTTCAGGACGGAGCCCG ACGGTGCTGGCACCATGAACAAGCTGCGTCAGAGCCTACGGCGCAGGAAGCCGGCCTATGTCCCCGAGGCTTCCCGCCCGCACCAATGGCAGGCTGATGAGGATGCTGTTCGGAAGGGCAGGTGCAGCTTCCCAGTCAGG taCCTTGGTCATGTCGAGGTGGAAGAGTCCCGCGGCATGCACGTGTGTGAAGATGCCGTGAAGAAACTGAAGGCG acCGGGCGGAAATCTGTGAAATCTGTGCTGTGGGTGTCGGCAGATGGGCTTCGAGTGGTGGATGACAAGACCAAG GACCTGCTGGTGGATCAGACCATTGAGAAGGTCTCATTCTGTGCCCCTGATCGAAACCTAGACAAAGCCTTCTCCTACATCTGCAGGGATGGCACCACCCGACGCTGGATCTGCCATTGTTTCCTGGCACTCAAGGACTCG GGGGAACGACTGAGCCATGCTGTAGGGTGTGCCTTCGCTGCCTGCCTGGAGaggaagcagaggagagagaaggagtgtGGGGTCACAGCTGCTTTTGATGCTAGCCGCACCAGCTTTGCCCGGGAGGGCTCCTTCCGCCTAACCGGGGGTAGCCGTCCCACTGAGCGCCAGCTCCCGGAGAAGAAGAAAG CGGAGGCAGCCGCCGTACCTGCTGTGCCCACCCCAGGCCCTGCTCAGCCAGGTCACATGTCCCCAACCCCTGCAGCCACATCAcctggggaaaagggagaagcgGGTGCCCCAGGGCCAGCCCCACTTGGGCCCGCGGCTGCTGCCATCCCCCGGCGCCATGCACCCCTGGAGCAGTTGGTACGCCAGGGTTCCTTCCGAGGCTTCCCTGCCCTCAGTCAGAAGAACTCACCCTTCAAAAGGCAGCTGTCACTGAGGCTCAATGAGCTGCCCTCAACCCTCCAGCGGCGCACGGACTTCCAAGTGAAAGGCACAG TGCTAGAGATGGAACCCCCAGGGGCCAGTGACAGTGACAGCATCAATGCCCTGTGCACACAGATCAGCTCATCCTTTGCCAATGCAGGTGCCCCTTTGCCAGGGCCCCAGCCCTCCACTGCAG GGACCTCCACCTGGACTGAGCCAGGTCTGCCCGCACTGCCATCAGGCCACAAGAGGACACCTTCGGAGGCTGAGCGGTGGTTGGAGGAGGTGGCCCAGGTGGCCAAAgcgcagcagcaacagcagcagcagcagcagcagcaacaggggcagcagcaggggcTGCCAGGGCCCAGGGCCCCTGCTGCACCTACCTCCTTGCCACCGGCTCTCCAGCCCTTCCCCGCTGCACCTGCCCCCATGGCAGTTTTCCTGCCTGCTCCCCACATGCAGCCTGCCTTTGTCCCCACCTACCCAGGCCTGGGCTACCAACCAGTGCCCCGGGTGCCCGTGGTGGGCATCACACCTTCCCAAATGGTCGCCAATGCTTTCTGCTCCGCTGCTGCCCCCTCGACCACCCAACTCCAGCCTGCGTCCCTGGCTGGGAAAGctgccccctgccccccacccccaccccctcgaCCCAATGGGGCCCCCTGGCCCCCTGAGCCTGGGCCATCCCCAGCCCCAGAGGCGGACCCCTTTGAGGCTCAGTGGGCAGCACTGGAGGGGAAACCCCAGCCTGAGCGGCCATCAAACCCTTTTTCTGGAGACCTCCATAAGACTTTTGAGATTGAACTGTAG
- the NUMBL gene encoding numb-like protein isoform X2, with product MNKLRQSLRRRKPAYVPEASRPHQWQADEDAVRKGRCSFPVRYLGHVEVEESRGMHVCEDAVKKLKATGRKSVKSVLWVSADGLRVVDDKTKDLLVDQTIEKVSFCAPDRNLDKAFSYICRDGTTRRWICHCFLALKDSGERLSHAVGCAFAACLERKQRREKECGVTAAFDASRTSFAREGSFRLTGGSRPTERQLPEKKKAEAAAVPAVPTPGPAQPGHMSPTPAATSPGEKGEAGAPGPAPLGPAAAAIPRRHAPLEQLVRQGSFRGFPALSQKNSPFKRQLSLRLNELPSTLQRRTDFQVKGTVLEMEPPGASDSDSINALCTQISSSFANAGAPLPGPQPSTAGTSTWTEPGLPALPSGHKRTPSEAERWLEEVAQVAKAQQQQQQQQQQQQGQQQGLPGPRAPAAPTSLPPALQPFPAAPAPMAVFLPAPHMQPAFVPTYPGLGYQPVPRVPVVGITPSQMVANAFCSAAAPSTTQLQPASLAGKAAPCPPPPPPRPNGAPWPPEPGPSPAPEADPFEAQWAALEGKPQPERPSNPFSGDLHKTFEIEL from the exons ATGAACAAGCTGCGTCAGAGCCTACGGCGCAGGAAGCCGGCCTATGTCCCCGAGGCTTCCCGCCCGCACCAATGGCAGGCTGATGAGGATGCTGTTCGGAAGGGCAGGTGCAGCTTCCCAGTCAGG taCCTTGGTCATGTCGAGGTGGAAGAGTCCCGCGGCATGCACGTGTGTGAAGATGCCGTGAAGAAACTGAAGGCG acCGGGCGGAAATCTGTGAAATCTGTGCTGTGGGTGTCGGCAGATGGGCTTCGAGTGGTGGATGACAAGACCAAG GACCTGCTGGTGGATCAGACCATTGAGAAGGTCTCATTCTGTGCCCCTGATCGAAACCTAGACAAAGCCTTCTCCTACATCTGCAGGGATGGCACCACCCGACGCTGGATCTGCCATTGTTTCCTGGCACTCAAGGACTCG GGGGAACGACTGAGCCATGCTGTAGGGTGTGCCTTCGCTGCCTGCCTGGAGaggaagcagaggagagagaaggagtgtGGGGTCACAGCTGCTTTTGATGCTAGCCGCACCAGCTTTGCCCGGGAGGGCTCCTTCCGCCTAACCGGGGGTAGCCGTCCCACTGAGCGCCAGCTCCCGGAGAAGAAGAAAG CGGAGGCAGCCGCCGTACCTGCTGTGCCCACCCCAGGCCCTGCTCAGCCAGGTCACATGTCCCCAACCCCTGCAGCCACATCAcctggggaaaagggagaagcgGGTGCCCCAGGGCCAGCCCCACTTGGGCCCGCGGCTGCTGCCATCCCCCGGCGCCATGCACCCCTGGAGCAGTTGGTACGCCAGGGTTCCTTCCGAGGCTTCCCTGCCCTCAGTCAGAAGAACTCACCCTTCAAAAGGCAGCTGTCACTGAGGCTCAATGAGCTGCCCTCAACCCTCCAGCGGCGCACGGACTTCCAAGTGAAAGGCACAG TGCTAGAGATGGAACCCCCAGGGGCCAGTGACAGTGACAGCATCAATGCCCTGTGCACACAGATCAGCTCATCCTTTGCCAATGCAGGTGCCCCTTTGCCAGGGCCCCAGCCCTCCACTGCAG GGACCTCCACCTGGACTGAGCCAGGTCTGCCCGCACTGCCATCAGGCCACAAGAGGACACCTTCGGAGGCTGAGCGGTGGTTGGAGGAGGTGGCCCAGGTGGCCAAAgcgcagcagcaacagcagcagcagcagcagcagcaacaggggcagcagcaggggcTGCCAGGGCCCAGGGCCCCTGCTGCACCTACCTCCTTGCCACCGGCTCTCCAGCCCTTCCCCGCTGCACCTGCCCCCATGGCAGTTTTCCTGCCTGCTCCCCACATGCAGCCTGCCTTTGTCCCCACCTACCCAGGCCTGGGCTACCAACCAGTGCCCCGGGTGCCCGTGGTGGGCATCACACCTTCCCAAATGGTCGCCAATGCTTTCTGCTCCGCTGCTGCCCCCTCGACCACCCAACTCCAGCCTGCGTCCCTGGCTGGGAAAGctgccccctgccccccacccccaccccctcgaCCCAATGGGGCCCCCTGGCCCCCTGAGCCTGGGCCATCCCCAGCCCCAGAGGCGGACCCCTTTGAGGCTCAGTGGGCAGCACTGGAGGGGAAACCCCAGCCTGAGCGGCCATCAAACCCTTTTTCTGGAGACCTCCATAAGACTTTTGAGATTGAACTGTAG